The proteins below come from a single Chryseobacterium capnotolerans genomic window:
- a CDS encoding tetratricopeptide repeat protein, translating to MKDIMNMNVKKIAFGAAVVFFTGFATAQTLQDGINSIDSDKFAQAKTNFTDMIAKEPTAENYFYLGNTFLKQGEPDYAKATENFNKGLAADAKSFVNKIGLATVKLGKGDKSAVAEIQKIVTDSKEKDAEVLFRAAEALTLFEKNSSPDLAIQYLTKAIEKAEKKGVPAHYYYTLGDAYRLKRSPGEAMSAYDKALPLAKNKASVYTRMATLWMAAQIWQKAKESVDKAIAVDPTYAPAYKALAGYDIRYQQNAKATQDLINYTKYADEDPYTQLEISKLYFTNEDYANSKTVLDKIFDKIEDPIKFKLRAYQEYADKNYAGAKQNMDTFVSQAEKTRVLPADEGLQGLIAAGLAKDEKDAAKKSALTAESQQKIAIAKAAKDETMKWDLELANIAGGGGASQADVDKGPTNPAIEALKKQVAANSQDSDALFKLATAYQDAKNWSGAILTWQKMSALLPDWAPAYYSQGYSYQQAGNNDAAKIAYEKFISTVKPADQEANKQTLAYAYFAVAYMSKDSDIAKAKDYVAKSLQLDPTYQDAVKLNAEINK from the coding sequence ATGAAAGATATAATGAATATGAATGTAAAGAAGATTGCTTTTGGAGCAGCCGTGGTATTTTTTACCGGTTTTGCCACTGCACAGACATTGCAGGATGGTATTAACAGTATAGACAGTGATAAATTTGCTCAGGCAAAAACAAACTTCACTGATATGATCGCTAAAGAGCCTACCGCTGAGAACTACTTCTATTTAGGAAATACCTTCCTGAAGCAAGGAGAGCCTGATTATGCAAAGGCTACTGAAAACTTTAATAAAGGTTTAGCTGCTGATGCTAAAAGCTTTGTTAACAAAATCGGTTTAGCTACCGTAAAATTAGGAAAAGGCGATAAAAGCGCTGTTGCAGAAATTCAGAAAATAGTAACCGATTCTAAAGAAAAAGATGCTGAAGTATTATTCAGAGCAGCAGAAGCGTTAACTTTATTTGAAAAGAACAGTTCTCCGGACCTTGCCATTCAGTACCTGACTAAGGCGATTGAAAAAGCTGAGAAGAAAGGAGTTCCTGCACATTACTATTATACATTAGGAGATGCCTACAGATTAAAAAGATCTCCGGGTGAAGCAATGTCCGCTTATGACAAAGCATTACCTTTAGCTAAAAATAAAGCTTCCGTTTATACAAGAATGGCTACTTTATGGATGGCTGCACAAATTTGGCAGAAAGCGAAAGAAAGTGTTGATAAAGCTATCGCTGTAGACCCTACTTATGCCCCTGCATACAAAGCATTAGCTGGATACGATATCAGATACCAGCAAAATGCTAAGGCTACACAAGACCTTATCAATTATACAAAATATGCTGACGAAGATCCCTATACTCAATTGGAGATTTCAAAATTATACTTCACTAATGAAGACTACGCAAACTCTAAAACAGTATTAGATAAGATCTTTGATAAAATTGAAGATCCTATTAAGTTCAAGTTAAGAGCTTACCAGGAGTACGCAGATAAAAACTATGCAGGTGCTAAACAAAACATGGATACTTTTGTTTCTCAAGCTGAAAAAACAAGAGTATTGCCAGCTGACGAAGGTCTACAAGGACTTATCGCTGCCGGATTAGCAAAAGATGAGAAAGATGCTGCTAAAAAATCTGCTTTAACTGCGGAATCTCAGCAAAAAATTGCTATTGCTAAAGCTGCGAAAGACGAAACAATGAAGTGGGATTTAGAATTGGCAAATATCGCTGGAGGTGGTGGTGCTTCTCAGGCCGATGTTGATAAAGGACCTACAAACCCGGCAATCGAAGCATTGAAGAAGCAAGTAGCTGCTAATAGCCAGGATTCTGATGCTTTATTCAAATTAGCCACTGCTTATCAGGATGCTAAAAACTGGAGTGGAGCAATTCTTACATGGCAGAAAATGTCAGCACTTCTTCCTGATTGGGCTCCAGCTTATTACAGCCAGGGATATTCTTACCAACAGGCAGGTAATAATGACGCGGCGAAGATTGCTTACGAAAAATTCATCAGCACTGTAAAACCTGCTGATCAGGAAGCTAATAAGCAGACCCTTGCTTACGCTTATTTTGCAGTAGCTTACATGAGCAAAGATTCTGATATTGCAAAAGCAAAAGATTATGTTGCTAAATCTTTACAGCTAGATCCTACTTATCAGGATGCTGTAAAATTAAATGCAGAGATCAACAAATAA
- a CDS encoding energy transducer TonB → MADENVYGQNLTLDEIVFENRNKEYGAYDLRHQYPRLLTKSFIVGTSIFLLVALSPFIYLTIKNLTAPPKTEVKADLLNIVEEDPIIEQPKEEEPPPPPPPPKEEPKIEVIQNVVPEPVKAPKIETPPPPISKQLETTTGLNNQEGVKAPAYTPPPPPPSTGTKTATVEVKANNPNEIYKDVDQSAEYPGGMGALRKFLGENFDTSLMEGGEGTLKAKLKFVVERDGTVSAVTIEEKSPNSDFNNEAIRVVKKLKKWTPAKRNGESVRSYYSVPFTMNFE, encoded by the coding sequence ATGGCAGATGAAAATGTATACGGTCAAAATCTTACTTTAGATGAGATTGTATTTGAAAATAGAAACAAGGAATATGGTGCCTATGATCTTAGACATCAGTATCCTAGACTTCTGACAAAATCATTTATTGTTGGAACATCTATATTTCTTTTGGTAGCTTTATCTCCGTTCATCTATCTTACAATTAAGAATCTTACAGCTCCGCCTAAAACAGAAGTTAAGGCAGATCTTTTGAATATTGTTGAAGAGGACCCGATTATTGAGCAGCCTAAAGAAGAAGAACCACCTCCACCACCACCTCCTCCAAAAGAGGAACCAAAAATTGAGGTAATTCAGAACGTGGTTCCAGAGCCTGTAAAAGCTCCGAAAATTGAAACTCCACCTCCACCAATTTCTAAGCAGTTGGAAACTACAACTGGTTTGAATAATCAGGAGGGGGTAAAAGCTCCGGCTTATACACCACCACCGCCACCACCATCTACAGGTACAAAAACTGCAACTGTGGAAGTGAAAGCGAATAACCCTAACGAAATCTACAAAGATGTAGACCAATCTGCAGAATATCCTGGAGGTATGGGCGCATTAAGAAAATTCTTAGGTGAAAACTTCGATACTTCATTAATGGAAGGAGGTGAAGGTACCCTTAAAGCTAAGCTTAAGTTCGTTGTAGAAAGAGACGGAACTGTTTCCGCTGTTACTATTGAAGAGAAATCTCCAAATAGCGACTTCAACAATGAAGCAATTCGTGTAGTTAAGAAACTTAAAAAATGGACTCCTGCGAAAAGAAACGGGGAGAGCGTTAGATCTTACTATAGCGTACCATTTACGATGAACTTTGAATAA
- a CDS encoding glycosyltransferase family 2 protein, with product MKDLVSIITPCYNSADFIEETIQSVLNQTYENWEWLITDDLSKDNTVEMIRKYNDPRIKLQVLEKNGGAGNARNNSLERAQGRYIAFLDSDDFWYPEYLETMTEYMQEHHAELVYCNYSRCDEQLQPILKDFLADKIVTFSNLLKTCRLAPVSTMYDTKRVGKFLFPVKSKREDHVMWLNLLKVIPEGMPINKTMAKYRMRENSVSRKKKNIIKDQYLVYKDFMGFSTLKSLYYTANWAVNGFMKYSKIFN from the coding sequence ATGAAAGACTTAGTCTCCATTATCACCCCCTGCTACAATTCTGCTGATTTCATTGAAGAAACGATACAGTCTGTCCTTAACCAAACCTATGAAAATTGGGAATGGCTGATTACTGATGATCTTTCTAAGGATAATACCGTTGAAATGATCAGAAAATACAACGATCCGAGGATCAAGCTTCAGGTTCTGGAGAAAAACGGAGGTGCGGGAAATGCAAGAAACAACAGCCTTGAGAGAGCTCAGGGCCGATATATTGCTTTTCTGGATTCTGATGACTTCTGGTATCCTGAATATCTGGAAACGATGACAGAATATATGCAGGAACATCATGCCGAGCTTGTCTACTGCAATTATTCAAGATGTGATGAACAGCTTCAGCCTATATTAAAAGATTTTCTTGCAGATAAAATCGTTACTTTTTCCAACCTATTGAAGACCTGCCGACTGGCTCCAGTTTCCACAATGTATGACACAAAAAGAGTCGGGAAATTTCTGTTTCCTGTAAAAAGCAAGCGCGAAGACCATGTAATGTGGTTAAATCTATTGAAAGTAATTCCGGAAGGGATGCCTATCAATAAGACAATGGCTAAATACAGAATGCGCGAGAATAGTGTATCTAGAAAGAAAAAAAATATTATTAAGGACCAGTATCTGGTTTATAAGGATTTTATGGGATTCTCCACTTTAAAATCATTGTATTATACAGCAAACTGGGCGGTAAACGGATTCATGAAATATTCAAAAATATTCAACTAA
- a CDS encoding acyltransferase family protein, which produces MQAITKNNFDFIRVLLAFIVFVGHLGALSASEKLSFLTHSPVEVAVFSFFIVSGFLIARSYERSSSLKSYAKKRFNRIVPAYLLVVFLCTTLLSLVSTLPFSEYFSDTQVYKYWFWNSIFLNFKAPWLPGVFGNQAVNGALWTLKIEMCFYIAVPLMFLLFGKNNKYRTTSLIVLYFLSLIYLNYFEMTGKASISRQLPGSLCYFIGGMLLYFHFDKFIQHKNVLFIIAIVTVWIDLIFDIKLFSPMMISIIVLYIAYSFKFLNNFGKYGDFTYGIYIFHFPIIRVFATLGLFANYNPYLMSIVCMFVVIGVGIASWHLYEKRFL; this is translated from the coding sequence ATGCAAGCTATAACGAAAAACAATTTTGACTTCATCCGTGTTCTCCTCGCTTTTATTGTCTTTGTAGGGCATTTGGGTGCTTTAAGCGCCTCTGAAAAGCTTTCATTTTTAACGCATAGCCCTGTTGAAGTTGCTGTTTTCTCATTTTTCATTGTAAGTGGTTTTTTAATTGCGAGAAGCTACGAAAGGTCTTCCAGTTTAAAAAGCTATGCTAAAAAAAGGTTCAACAGAATTGTTCCCGCTTATTTACTTGTTGTATTTCTTTGCACTACATTATTGAGTCTTGTCAGTACTTTACCTTTCTCTGAATATTTCAGCGATACACAGGTCTATAAATATTGGTTCTGGAATTCAATATTCCTCAACTTTAAGGCGCCTTGGCTTCCCGGTGTATTTGGAAACCAGGCTGTAAATGGGGCATTATGGACGCTTAAGATCGAAATGTGTTTTTATATAGCTGTCCCATTGATGTTTTTATTGTTTGGAAAAAATAATAAATACCGTACTACCAGCTTAATTGTTCTGTATTTTCTTTCTCTGATTTATCTTAATTATTTCGAAATGACTGGAAAAGCCTCTATTTCCAGACAGCTTCCAGGCTCATTATGCTATTTTATCGGAGGAATGCTTTTGTATTTTCATTTTGATAAATTTATTCAACATAAAAATGTTCTTTTTATTATTGCTATCGTTACGGTTTGGATTGATCTTATTTTTGATATAAAGCTATTCTCACCCATGATGATTAGCATTATTGTTCTATACATTGCTTATTCTTTTAAATTCCTAAATAATTTCGGAAAATACGGAGATTTCACTTATGGAATTTATATTTTCCACTTCCCTATCATCAGAGTATTTGCTACGTTGGGACTTTTTGCCAACTACAATCCATACCTTATGAGTATTGTGTGTATGTTTGTGGTGATTGGAGTAGGAATTGCTTCATGGCACCTTTATGAAAAAAGATTTTTATAA
- a CDS encoding PstS family phosphate ABC transporter substrate-binding protein — protein sequence MKNSFFKAAAVFAFSVILIGCKKKDDTSPSYNKGNLTILTDESFQSVTEALADGYMISYPETHIKVETKKEDLGFVDLLNDKAKIIVMSRNLTAKEIKSYEERTELKFLPARFAADAVVFVVPKDSPKESITIDEITNGLLSEKKDFIFDGTNSSNLNFVAEKIKKQPKDLKFSIIPGNQKVIEELGKYPNKIGVIGLNTFSRPYDKTSEKLREMVKVLPVVDKGITYNADSEGLRTMKYPFTRVLYFLNNESGFNIANGFIRFSCTHLGQKIVQKEGLQPYNLYKREVQMR from the coding sequence ATGAAGAATAGCTTTTTTAAAGCTGCAGCTGTTTTTGCTTTTAGTGTAATACTGATAGGCTGCAAAAAAAAGGATGATACAAGTCCTTCTTATAATAAAGGCAATCTTACAATTCTTACTGATGAGTCTTTTCAGAGTGTTACAGAAGCATTGGCTGATGGTTACATGATCAGTTATCCTGAAACACATATTAAAGTAGAAACCAAAAAAGAAGACTTAGGGTTTGTGGATTTACTGAATGACAAAGCAAAAATTATTGTGATGTCCAGAAATCTGACTGCAAAAGAAATAAAGAGTTACGAAGAAAGAACAGAATTAAAATTCCTTCCTGCAAGATTTGCCGCAGACGCTGTGGTTTTTGTGGTTCCAAAAGACTCTCCGAAAGAAAGTATTACCATAGATGAGATCACTAATGGCCTGCTTTCTGAAAAAAAAGATTTTATTTTTGACGGGACAAATTCCAGTAATCTTAATTTTGTGGCTGAGAAAATTAAAAAACAGCCTAAAGACCTTAAATTTTCCATTATTCCTGGAAATCAGAAGGTGATAGAGGAATTAGGAAAATATCCGAATAAAATAGGCGTTATAGGACTTAATACTTTCAGCCGTCCTTACGATAAAACTTCAGAGAAACTTAGAGAAATGGTTAAAGTACTTCCGGTAGTCGATAAAGGAATAACATACAATGCCGATTCCGAAGGACTTCGCACCATGAAATATCCATTTACAAGAGTTCTTTATTTCCTTAATAACGAAAGTGGATTCAATATTGCCAATGGATTTATAAGATTCTCATGTACCCATTTGGGACAAAAAATTGTACAGAAAGAAGGTTTGCAACCTTATAACCTCTACAAAAGAGAGGTACAGATGCGTTAA
- a CDS encoding MotA/TolQ/ExbB proton channel family protein, whose translation MEMNVSKNDEQVVARKAGGLNPAVIIPILLVIGICIWLFVLGNPGNFKADPRLAGASVAFSDVEGKEMHPEGFLGMIYMGGIIVPLLVTFMITVIVFSFERYFVLNKASGTGNVDNFVVKVRSLLNGNKIDEALEECDRQQGSVGNVVKEGLTTYKALAHDTTLNKEQKMVALNKAIEEATTLEMPMLEKNMMILSTLGTVATLVALLGTVIGMIRAFFALGAGGGTPDAAALSIGISEALINTALGIGTSAVAIILYNFFTSKIDGLTYKIDEIAMSIQQSFAEFH comes from the coding sequence ATGGAAATGAATGTTTCAAAAAATGATGAGCAAGTAGTTGCTAGAAAAGCGGGAGGTTTAAATCCAGCTGTTATTATTCCTATCTTATTAGTAATAGGGATTTGTATTTGGTTATTCGTTTTAGGTAACCCAGGTAATTTTAAAGCTGATCCAAGATTAGCAGGTGCATCAGTAGCGTTTTCTGATGTAGAAGGTAAAGAGATGCATCCAGAAGGGTTTTTAGGGATGATCTACATGGGAGGTATTATTGTACCATTACTTGTAACATTCATGATTACTGTTATTGTTTTCTCATTTGAAAGATACTTTGTATTAAACAAAGCTTCAGGTACAGGTAACGTAGACAACTTTGTAGTAAAAGTAAGAAGCTTACTAAACGGAAACAAAATTGACGAAGCTCTAGAAGAGTGTGACAGACAACAAGGTTCTGTAGGGAACGTTGTAAAAGAAGGTCTTACTACTTACAAAGCACTTGCTCACGATACTACTTTAAATAAAGAGCAGAAAATGGTAGCGCTTAACAAAGCTATCGAAGAAGCTACAACTCTTGAGATGCCAATGCTTGAGAAAAACATGATGATCCTTTCTACATTAGGTACTGTTGCAACGTTAGTAGCACTACTAGGAACGGTAATCGGGATGATTAGAGCATTCTTTGCTTTAGGTGCTGGAGGAGGTACTCCAGATGCAGCAGCTCTATCAATCGGTATCTCTGAAGCCTTGATTAACACGGCGTTAGGTATTGGTACTTCTGCAGTAGCGATTATTCTTTATAACTTCTTTACTTCTAAAATTGACGGATTAACTTATAAGATCGACGAGATCGCAATGAGCATCCAACAGTCTTTTGCTGAATTCCACTAA
- a CDS encoding ExbD/TolR family protein, with translation MARIKPKRHGVVTDMTAMCDVTFLLLTFFIMTTQFKKPDVEQIKPPSSISEKLLPDASLMTINATPDGKFYFQPVENASERLALLDKMGQKYGVTFDNNQKAAFQKVQAIGVPMNQLKSYLDMPEDEQKSYKSPTGIPMDSTNKQLIDWVKESLSVNPDYKLAIKGDVTTKYPKVKSLFEGLRDIDFLKFWLITSQEGKPNE, from the coding sequence ATGGCGAGAATTAAACCAAAAAGACATGGAGTAGTTACGGACATGACCGCGATGTGCGACGTTACGTTCCTATTACTTACGTTCTTTATTATGACCACGCAGTTTAAAAAACCTGATGTGGAGCAGATCAAACCGCCATCTTCAATTTCGGAAAAATTACTTCCTGATGCTAGTTTAATGACTATCAATGCTACACCGGACGGAAAATTTTATTTCCAGCCAGTAGAAAATGCATCAGAAAGACTTGCACTTTTAGATAAGATGGGTCAAAAGTATGGCGTTACTTTTGATAATAATCAAAAAGCAGCTTTCCAGAAAGTTCAGGCAATTGGAGTTCCAATGAACCAATTGAAAAGTTATTTGGATATGCCTGAAGATGAGCAAAAAAGTTACAAGAGTCCTACAGGGATTCCTATGGATAGTACAAATAAGCAATTAATTGATTGGGTAAAAGAAAGTTTAAGCGTAAACCCTGACTACAAGTTAGCCATTAAAGGTGACGTTACGACTAAATACCCTAAAGTTAAAAGCCTATTTGAGGGTTTAAGAGATATCGATTTTCTTAAATTTTGGTTGATTACATCACAAGAAGGTAAACCTAATGAATAA
- a CDS encoding C4-dicarboxylate ABC transporter, protein MMFKWLSLIAGLFYIVLGIVVIVYRFFFTILDPIVAYALGGVFALYGVFRIYRAVSQIKKSRDEE, encoded by the coding sequence ATGATGTTCAAGTGGTTATCCCTTATCGCGGGATTGTTTTATATTGTTTTAGGAATTGTAGTCATTGTCTACAGATTCTTTTTTACTATTTTAGACCCTATTGTTGCCTATGCTTTAGGTGGGGTATTTGCGCTTTATGGTGTATTCAGAATCTATAGAGCCGTTTCACAAATCAAAAAATCCAGAGATGAAGAATAG
- a CDS encoding lipocalin family protein: protein MKKLALLFFGLSLLVTTGCNNSNDIVIDEPVIGLWQPIKEVVTTVEVGEQPISDVITYTDCQKQSRWWFNTEVAGKRIDVEDPITGTACNILPDKNFTYSYDKSGKTLQIKYQGVVAPENTKVMTLDATTLNLSIRVETEDPTIYKTRTITFKRVKPQP from the coding sequence ATGAAGAAATTAGCACTACTATTTTTTGGTTTATCATTATTGGTGACCACCGGATGTAATAATAGCAACGATATTGTTATAGATGAACCCGTTATTGGACTCTGGCAACCGATAAAAGAGGTGGTTACTACTGTTGAGGTAGGGGAGCAGCCAATTTCAGATGTGATTACGTATACCGACTGCCAGAAACAATCCAGATGGTGGTTCAATACGGAAGTAGCTGGAAAAAGAATAGATGTGGAAGATCCTATTACAGGAACAGCCTGTAATATTTTACCTGATAAAAACTTTACTTACAGCTATGACAAAAGCGGTAAAACTCTTCAGATAAAATATCAGGGAGTCGTAGCACCGGAGAATACAAAAGTGATGACATTGGATGCAACTACACTCAACTTATCAATAAGAGTAGAAACTGAAGATCCTACAATATATAAAACAAGAACGATTACTTTTAAAAGAGTAAAGCCTCAGCCTTAA
- the leuS gene encoding leucine--tRNA ligase — MFYDHQQIEKKWQKYWEDNQTYKTSNNTDKPKFYVLDMFPYPSGAGLHVGHPLGYIASDIYARYKRHQGFNVLHPVGYDSFGLPAEQYAIQTGQHPAITTEQNINRYEEQLRKIGFSFDWSREVRTSDASYYKWTQWIFIELYHSWYNKNTDKAESIETLIKHFEEKGTEGLNANQNDELNFTAEEWTNASDLDKEDILLNYRLAYRAETTVNWCPALGTVLANDEIKDGKSERGGFPVFQKKMMQWSMRISAYSERLLQGLSTLDWPQPLKDAQEYWIGKSQGAQVQFQVESHDEIVEVFTTRPDTIFGATFMVLAPENPLVDTITTDAQKAEVDTYIEETSKKTERDRMSDVKNVSGAFTGSYAINPFSGTKMPIYISDYVLMGYGTGAVMAVPAHDERDHRFAKKFNLEIKKVVETEEDVQENSFESKDSVCVNSDFLNGLRYNDAKSKIISEIETKGIGHGTTNYRQRDAIFSRQRYWGEPVPIYYKDGMPYTLPVSALPLELPEVEKYLPTEDGDPPLGNAKTFAWDEVNQKVVATDLIDDQTIFPLELSTMPGWAGSSWYFLRYMDPQNDGEFTAKNLSDYWGQVDLYIGGSEHATGHLLYSRFWNMFLKDRGYINHDEPFQKLINQGMILGMSAFVYRIDGTNQYVSKNLASEYQTQQIHVDVSLLKGTSDELDTEAFKAWRPDYAEAEFILEDGKYITDREVEKMSKSKYNVVNPDDICEEYGADGLRLYEMFLGPLEQSKPWNTQGLSGVYGFLKKFWNLYFNGDVFEVSDEEPTKAEYKVLHTLIKKVVYDIENFSFNTSVSSFMIAVNELQKIKCNKRNILEPLAVIISPYAPHICEELWSLLGHDTSIEFEQFPVLNEEYLVEDEIEYPVSINGRMKFKISLSAQLSAKEVEDLVISNEKMQQILEGKTPKKIIVVPHRIVNIVI; from the coding sequence GTGTTTTACGATCATCAGCAGATAGAAAAAAAGTGGCAGAAATACTGGGAGGATAATCAAACGTATAAAACTTCCAACAATACCGATAAACCTAAATTTTATGTACTCGACATGTTTCCGTACCCATCCGGAGCAGGACTTCACGTAGGGCATCCACTAGGATATATTGCGTCAGATATTTATGCGAGATATAAAAGACACCAAGGGTTTAACGTTCTCCACCCGGTAGGTTATGACAGCTTCGGGCTTCCTGCTGAGCAGTATGCAATCCAGACAGGACAGCATCCTGCCATCACTACAGAACAAAATATTAACAGATACGAAGAGCAATTAAGAAAAATCGGATTCTCATTTGACTGGAGCAGAGAAGTGAGAACTTCAGATGCATCTTATTATAAGTGGACACAGTGGATCTTTATTGAGTTGTATCACTCTTGGTACAATAAAAATACAGATAAGGCAGAATCTATCGAAACCCTAATCAAACATTTTGAAGAAAAAGGAACAGAAGGGTTAAATGCCAATCAAAATGATGAATTGAATTTCACGGCTGAAGAATGGACTAATGCTTCTGATCTTGATAAAGAAGATATCTTATTAAACTATCGTCTTGCATACAGAGCAGAGACGACTGTAAACTGGTGCCCTGCATTGGGAACCGTTTTGGCAAACGATGAGATAAAAGACGGAAAATCTGAAAGAGGAGGATTCCCTGTATTCCAAAAGAAAATGATGCAGTGGAGCATGAGAATTTCCGCATACTCTGAAAGATTACTACAAGGTCTTTCTACATTAGACTGGCCGCAACCGTTGAAAGATGCTCAGGAATACTGGATTGGAAAATCTCAGGGAGCACAGGTTCAGTTCCAGGTAGAAAGTCATGACGAAATTGTTGAGGTTTTCACCACAAGACCTGATACTATATTTGGAGCAACCTTTATGGTGCTTGCTCCGGAAAATCCATTAGTAGATACAATTACTACTGATGCTCAAAAAGCAGAAGTAGATACATATATAGAAGAAACTTCCAAGAAAACTGAAAGAGATAGAATGTCTGACGTGAAAAACGTGAGCGGAGCTTTCACAGGAAGTTATGCAATCAATCCTTTCAGCGGAACAAAAATGCCGATCTATATTTCAGACTATGTATTGATGGGCTATGGGACAGGAGCTGTAATGGCTGTTCCTGCACATGACGAGCGTGATCACAGATTTGCAAAGAAATTTAATTTAGAAATTAAAAAAGTTGTAGAAACAGAAGAAGACGTTCAGGAAAATTCTTTTGAATCTAAAGACTCAGTTTGTGTAAATTCAGATTTCTTAAACGGATTGCGTTATAATGATGCCAAATCAAAAATAATTTCAGAAATTGAAACGAAAGGAATCGGTCACGGAACTACGAACTACAGACAGCGTGATGCGATTTTCTCAAGACAGCGTTATTGGGGAGAACCGGTTCCTATCTATTATAAAGATGGAATGCCATACACATTACCAGTTTCTGCTTTGCCATTAGAACTTCCTGAAGTTGAAAAATATCTGCCAACTGAAGATGGAGATCCACCACTAGGAAATGCTAAAACATTTGCATGGGACGAAGTAAATCAGAAAGTAGTCGCTACAGATCTAATTGATGACCAGACTATATTCCCTTTAGAATTATCTACAATGCCGGGGTGGGCTGGAAGCTCTTGGTATTTCCTTAGATATATGGATCCTCAGAATGATGGAGAGTTCACCGCAAAAAATCTTTCAGACTACTGGGGACAGGTAGACCTGTATATAGGAGGCAGCGAACACGCAACCGGTCACTTATTGTATTCCCGTTTCTGGAATATGTTCTTAAAAGACAGAGGATATATCAACCATGATGAACCTTTCCAGAAATTAATCAACCAGGGAATGATTCTTGGGATGAGTGCATTCGTATACAGAATTGATGGTACTAATCAATATGTATCTAAAAATTTAGCAAGCGAATATCAAACTCAGCAGATCCATGTTGACGTATCCTTATTAAAAGGAACATCTGATGAATTGGATACTGAAGCATTCAAAGCATGGAGACCAGACTATGCAGAAGCTGAATTTATTTTGGAAGATGGAAAATACATCACAGATCGTGAAGTAGAAAAAATGTCCAAGTCAAAATACAACGTGGTGAATCCTGATGACATCTGTGAAGAATACGGAGCAGACGGATTAAGACTGTATGAAATGTTCTTAGGACCATTGGAGCAGTCCAAACCTTGGAATACACAAGGATTAAGTGGAGTATATGGTTTCCTTAAAAAATTCTGGAACCTTTATTTCAATGGAGATGTATTTGAAGTTTCTGATGAAGAACCTACAAAAGCTGAGTATAAAGTTTTACATACTTTAATAAAGAAGGTTGTTTACGATATTGAAAACTTCTCTTTCAATACATCAGTATCTTCATTTATGATTGCTGTAAACGAGCTTCAGAAAATAAAATGCAACAAACGCAATATTTTAGAACCGTTAGCCGTTATCATCTCTCCATATGCGCCTCATATTTGTGAAGAATTGTGGAGTTTATTAGGACATGATACATCCATAGAATTTGAACAATTCCCAGTATTAAATGAGGAATATTTGGTAGAAGATGAAATTGAGTATCCGGTAAGCATAAATGGTAGAATGAAGTTCAAAATTTCTCTTTCGGCTCAATTATCTGCGAAGGAGGTAGAAGATTTGGTGATTTCAAATGAGAAAATGCAACAGATTTTGGAGGGTAAAACCCCTAAAAAAATCATTGTAGTCCCTCACCGTATTGTGAATATCGTAATTTAA
- a CDS encoding ExbD/TolR family protein, with translation MAEVQVQDKSAKGGKVRSKKNNPRVDMTPMVDLNFLLLMFFMFTSTFSKPNVMDLGLPAKPKDEKQKPPPTEIKLSNSISILLGKDNKVFWHQQDATSLNDQTLMETSFDREGIRKIIEQAKSRAADQSKFTVIIKPTDDAVYKNFVDILDEMAITKSEQYGVTDIKPWEKAVYERKVGGAAAPAATK, from the coding sequence ATGGCAGAAGTACAAGTACAGGATAAGAGTGCCAAGGGTGGCAAGGTTCGATCCAAGAAAAACAACCCCAGAGTCGATATGACTCCGATGGTTGACCTTAATTTCTTACTATTGATGTTCTTTATGTTTACGTCAACTTTTAGTAAACCGAATGTAATGGATTTGGGTCTTCCGGCTAAACCGAAAGATGAAAAACAAAAACCACCTCCAACAGAAATTAAGCTTTCAAATTCAATTTCTATATTACTAGGAAAAGACAATAAAGTGTTTTGGCACCAGCAGGATGCAACTTCCTTGAATGACCAGACTCTTATGGAAACTAGTTTTGACAGAGAGGGAATTAGAAAAATAATTGAACAGGCAAAATCTAGAGCTGCAGATCAAAGTAAATTTACTGTGATCATTAAGCCAACTGACGATGCTGTATATAAGAACTTTGTTGATATTCTTGACGAAATGGCAATTACCAAAAGTGAGCAGTACGGTGTTACTGATATCAAACCTTGGGAAAAAGCTGTTTATGAGAGAAAAGTAGGTGGTGCTGCTGCACCGGCTGCTACAAAGTAA